The following are encoded in a window of Polycladomyces subterraneus genomic DNA:
- a CDS encoding HD family phosphohydrolase, which translates to MISTNEPPSRRFRHIRLPAGTQTSVRVRLLIYFTVGVLLYLMMMNAVLPKQYELSPGSISKETIVSPVTKVDSEATEAARKQAADAVEKQYRRDDELTGILIERLDRIFTDARRIVADTSLTEQQKIKSVRELIPYRLSDAFYTKLVRTSPDQLTEMRFVSREIARNILSSGVRQSELEQKRNEVDRELLASSINAQSRSVIRELVRASIVPNEFYDEARTKALREAAWDSVEPVPIKKGQIIVSAGEVITPDQHRKLKELGLIQDYTNPWPHLGLGLFVFLLLVMLYGFVHRYQPEVHRDNARLLMLATIVLLTAAGMKVVAVGQNLEWSTLGYLAPVAFGTMLITLLLDIHLALSCAVLFAILASVMFNTESHLLFDFRYGLVSLVIGMAGAWGLAGVHNRTSILRAGLIASLASIVPITAVFLLAPIESGWVDWLWSIGFGFASGLFSAVLTIGFLPYFETVFEILSPLRLLELSNPNHPLLRKLLIETPGTYHHSIIVGNLSEAAAEAIGANGLLARVGAYYHDIGKTKRPQFYIENQMGENPHDKLSPNLSKTIILSHPKDGVEMLEEHGIPKPIRDIAAQHHGTTLLKYFYHKAMKQSDGGKVLEEDYRYPGPKAQFKEAAIVGIADCVEAAVRSLARPTPARIEGIVRKIIQDRLEDGQFNECDLTLKELDVIARSMCETLNGIFHSRIEYPDEWPNKGVKQA; encoded by the coding sequence ATGATATCCACCAATGAACCTCCATCTAGAAGGTTTCGACACATACGGCTCCCTGCGGGCACGCAAACCAGCGTCCGCGTCCGCCTGTTGATCTACTTTACGGTCGGTGTGTTGTTATACCTGATGATGATGAATGCGGTGTTGCCCAAGCAATATGAGTTGTCACCGGGTTCGATCAGCAAGGAAACAATCGTGTCACCCGTCACCAAAGTGGACTCGGAGGCGACGGAAGCGGCCCGCAAACAGGCGGCGGACGCGGTTGAAAAGCAGTACCGGCGGGATGATGAGCTGACGGGGATTCTGATCGAACGGTTGGATCGCATCTTCACGGACGCGCGCCGAATCGTGGCCGATACTTCTTTGACGGAGCAGCAGAAAATCAAAAGCGTGCGGGAGTTAATCCCCTATCGTTTATCGGATGCCTTTTATACTAAACTCGTGCGAACCTCTCCCGACCAACTGACGGAAATGCGCTTCGTGAGCCGGGAGATCGCTCGCAACATCCTCTCATCCGGCGTTCGCCAGTCCGAATTGGAACAAAAGCGGAACGAGGTGGACCGCGAGCTGTTGGCATCGTCGATCAATGCCCAATCCCGCAGTGTCATACGGGAATTGGTTCGGGCGAGCATTGTGCCCAACGAATTTTACGATGAGGCCAGGACCAAGGCGCTTCGGGAAGCGGCATGGGACAGTGTGGAGCCGGTGCCGATCAAAAAGGGACAGATCATCGTTTCCGCCGGAGAAGTGATCACTCCCGATCAGCATCGCAAACTGAAGGAACTCGGTTTGATACAAGATTATACGAACCCATGGCCGCATTTGGGATTGGGTTTGTTTGTCTTTTTGTTGTTGGTCATGCTGTACGGGTTCGTACATCGCTACCAGCCTGAGGTGCATCGGGACAACGCACGGCTCTTGATGTTGGCCACCATCGTATTGCTAACGGCTGCGGGGATGAAGGTGGTGGCGGTAGGGCAAAATTTGGAATGGAGCACGTTGGGCTATTTGGCCCCCGTCGCTTTCGGTACGATGCTGATTACATTGCTGTTGGACATCCATTTGGCGCTGAGTTGCGCGGTGCTGTTCGCCATTTTGGCCAGTGTGATGTTCAACACTGAAAGTCATCTGTTGTTTGATTTCCGTTACGGCTTAGTGTCATTGGTGATTGGAATGGCTGGTGCGTGGGGATTGGCCGGTGTTCACAACCGCACTTCCATTCTGCGTGCCGGGCTGATCGCGTCATTGGCCAGCATAGTGCCGATCACGGCGGTTTTTCTGCTGGCGCCGATCGAAAGCGGTTGGGTAGACTGGCTTTGGTCGATCGGGTTTGGCTTTGCCAGCGGGTTGTTCTCCGCTGTTCTCACAATCGGCTTTTTGCCCTATTTTGAAACGGTCTTTGAAATCCTTTCCCCGCTCCGACTGCTGGAGTTGTCCAATCCCAACCATCCGTTGTTGCGTAAACTGCTGATCGAAACGCCCGGAACCTACCATCATTCGATCATTGTCGGCAATTTGTCCGAAGCGGCTGCAGAAGCCATCGGGGCCAACGGTCTCTTGGCGCGTGTGGGTGCATATTACCACGATATCGGGAAAACCAAACGCCCTCAGTTTTACATCGAAAACCAGATGGGGGAAAATCCGCATGATAAACTCTCGCCCAATTTAAGCAAAACCATCATCCTGTCCCATCCCAAGGACGGTGTGGAGATGTTGGAGGAACACGGCATACCCAAACCGATTCGGGACATCGCGGCTCAACACCACGGTACGACCTTGCTCAAATACTTTTATCACAAGGCGATGAAACAAAGCGACGGAGGGAAGGTGTTGGAAGAAGATTACCGCTATCCGGGGCCCAAAGCGCAATTTAAGGAAGCGGCCATCGTCGGTATTGCCGATTGCGTGGAGGCGGCCGTCCGTTCGTTGGCTCGTCCGACACCGGCCCGCATAGAAGGGATCGTGCGTAAGATCATACAGGATCGCCTGGAAGACGGTCAATTCAACGAGTGCGATCTGACATTGAAAGAATTGGACGTGATCGCCCGTTCGATGTGTGAAACCTTAAACGGTATTTTCCATTCACGCATCGAATATCCGGACGAATGGCCGAATAAAGGGGTGAAACAGGCATGA
- the ybeY gene encoding rRNA maturation RNase YbeY → MSITIDLNVETDLTESQRAALVWIERCLATGAEIEQLPPAEVSVTLLDNEAIRRLNREYRDVDRPTDVLSFPLWEPDEEWETTDGDPVPLGDIFISIPRTEEQAAEYGHSFERELGFLAVHGFLHLLGYDHGTEAEEKEMFTRQEEILERVGLKR, encoded by the coding sequence ATGAGTATCACCATTGACCTCAATGTGGAAACTGATTTGACGGAATCCCAGCGTGCGGCGCTGGTATGGATCGAACGGTGTCTGGCGACGGGGGCGGAGATCGAACAATTGCCGCCGGCCGAAGTGTCCGTCACGTTATTGGATAATGAGGCGATTCGCCGGCTCAACCGTGAATACCGGGATGTGGACCGGCCCACGGATGTGTTGTCCTTTCCGTTGTGGGAGCCGGATGAGGAATGGGAAACCACGGACGGGGACCCGGTTCCGTTGGGCGACATTTTCATCTCCATCCCGCGTACAGAGGAGCAAGCAGCGGAGTACGGACACTCATTCGAACGGGAACTGGGATTTCTCGCGGTACACGGTTTTTTGCATCTCTTGGGGTATGATCACGGCACGGAAGCGGAAGAAAAAGAGATGTTTACACGTCAGGAGGAGATTTTGGAGCGAGTCGGCTTGAAAAGGTAG
- a CDS encoding diacylglycerol kinase — protein MWLGKVIRSFRYALEGLRYTLVTQRNMRVHFLSALGVLLLSLYLPLSKAEALLLFVTIILVLVAELFNTAVESVVDMITEEFHPLAKVAKDVAAGAVLLCAGLAVVVGVSVFWPYLDKLFSAYFKGSHYPLNISLAAIIAFDFFLTLMIKGWMHRLDRARWEPSITTSLAFCIATSLVLIIGQLLVTILVYLMALLLTGTRYRMHDRAEPVILGALLGIVVAVFGVHLL, from the coding sequence ATGTGGTTGGGCAAAGTGATCCGAAGTTTTCGGTATGCGCTGGAAGGATTGCGGTACACGCTGGTTACCCAGCGCAATATGCGCGTCCACTTTCTCAGTGCACTGGGCGTGTTGCTGTTAAGTTTGTACCTGCCGTTAAGCAAGGCGGAAGCGCTGTTGCTTTTCGTCACCATCATTCTGGTATTGGTGGCCGAGTTGTTTAACACTGCCGTTGAGTCGGTAGTGGACATGATCACCGAAGAATTCCACCCGTTGGCCAAAGTGGCCAAAGACGTCGCCGCCGGCGCTGTATTGTTGTGCGCCGGTTTGGCTGTGGTGGTCGGCGTCAGTGTATTCTGGCCCTATCTGGACAAACTGTTCTCCGCATATTTCAAAGGCTCCCATTATCCGCTCAACATCAGTCTTGCCGCGATTATTGCGTTTGACTTTTTCCTCACGCTCATGATCAAGGGATGGATGCATCGATTGGATCGTGCACGTTGGGAACCCAGCATTACCACTTCCCTCGCTTTCTGCATCGCCACCTCACTGGTCTTGATTATTGGTCAATTGCTGGTTACGATTTTGGTGTATTTGATGGCCCTCTTGCTCACGGGGACAAGATACCGCATGCACGACCGAGCAGAACCGGTGATCCTAGGTGCACTGCTGGGAATCGTGGTAGCGGTTTTCGGCGTGCATCTGTTGTAG
- a CDS encoding cytidine deaminase has product MERLIEAAKQAREQAYVPYSRFRVGAALLTDEGTIFTGCNVENASYGLTNCAERTALFKAVSEGARRFTGIAVVADTEGPVSPCGACRQVMFELCPPDMKVWLANLKGDVTETTVGALLPGAFGKGDLHE; this is encoded by the coding sequence ATGGAGCGATTGATCGAAGCAGCGAAACAAGCGCGCGAGCAAGCCTACGTTCCCTATTCGCGGTTCCGGGTCGGAGCCGCTTTGCTAACGGACGAGGGAACCATATTCACAGGGTGCAACGTAGAAAACGCTTCGTACGGCCTGACCAATTGCGCAGAACGGACGGCGCTGTTCAAAGCGGTGTCCGAAGGCGCCCGCAGATTTACCGGAATCGCTGTGGTAGCGGATACGGAGGGGCCGGTTTCCCCCTGTGGTGCCTGCCGCCAAGTAATGTTCGAACTGTGCCCTCCTGACATGAAGGTGTGGTTGGCTAATCTCAAAGGAGACGTGACGGAAACAACCGTGGGGGCTTTATTGCCCGGCGCGTTCGGAAAGGGGGATTTGCACGAATGA
- the era gene encoding GTPase Era: MSDGYKSGFVALIGRPNVGKSTLMNHIIGQKVAIMSDKPQTTRNQIRGVYTDERGQIIFLDTPGIHKPKSKLGEYLVKTAQNALDEVDLVLFLVDASEGLGPGDRYIIEHLKGINTPVFLVINKIDQVHPDDLLPLIDQYRQLHDFAEFVPISALQGNNTSTLVRLIFERLPEGPAYYPADQVTDHPERFIVGELIREKVLFLTREEVPHSVAVIVEEMKQRENGAVYVRATIYTERDSQKGILIGKRGSMLKEVGRLAREEIERLFGSKVFLDLWVKVKRDWRNEEFLLRQFGYREED, encoded by the coding sequence ATGAGTGATGGGTATAAATCGGGTTTTGTGGCGTTGATCGGCCGTCCCAACGTAGGGAAATCGACGCTGATGAACCACATTATCGGCCAAAAAGTGGCGATCATGTCGGATAAGCCTCAGACGACACGGAACCAGATTCGCGGCGTATATACCGACGAACGCGGACAAATCATTTTCTTGGATACGCCCGGTATCCATAAACCCAAATCCAAACTGGGCGAATACTTGGTGAAAACGGCGCAGAACGCGTTGGATGAAGTGGATTTGGTGCTGTTTCTGGTTGATGCGAGCGAAGGGCTGGGCCCCGGTGATCGTTACATCATCGAACACCTGAAGGGAATCAATACACCGGTCTTTCTGGTCATCAACAAAATCGACCAGGTTCATCCCGACGATCTGTTGCCGCTGATCGACCAGTACCGGCAACTGCACGACTTCGCGGAGTTTGTCCCTATTTCCGCGTTGCAGGGGAACAACACGTCCACATTGGTACGGCTGATTTTCGAACGCTTGCCGGAAGGACCGGCCTACTATCCGGCCGACCAGGTGACGGACCACCCGGAGCGATTTATCGTAGGTGAACTGATCCGGGAAAAGGTGCTGTTTCTTACACGTGAGGAAGTCCCGCATTCTGTCGCGGTGATCGTGGAAGAAATGAAACAGCGCGAAAACGGAGCAGTCTACGTGCGTGCCACCATTTACACCGAGCGGGATTCGCAAAAGGGTATCCTGATCGGCAAACGGGGCAGCATGCTCAAAGAAGTGGGCAGACTGGCGCGAGAGGAGATCGAGCGTCTCTTCGGCAGCAAGGTATTCCTCGATTTGTGGGTGAAAGTGAAGAGGGACTGGCGCAACGAAGAGTTCCTCCTGCGGCAGTTCGGCTATCGGGAAGAGGATTGA
- a CDS encoding YqzL family protein: MRHFFWNCFAVTGSVDAYLLYKDAEALANDSAEEMPDDRDEGEET, encoded by the coding sequence TTGCGTCATTTTTTTTGGAACTGTTTTGCCGTAACTGGCAGTGTTGACGCATACTTGTTATACAAGGATGCGGAGGCATTAGCGAACGATTCCGCCGAAGAGATGCCGGATGATCGGGATGAGGGAGAAGAAACCTAG
- the recO gene encoding DNA repair protein RecO: MLIKTEGVVIRTRDYGESHKLVWLFTREQGKISVMARGAKKPKSRFSAVTQPFTHGEYVWFSGGSGLPTLSQADLIHAHHLLRSDLEKTAIAAYLSELLDRLTEEKEPYPHLFALWTSTLSLLETETDADILRHIFELKVLETAGYRPYLDGCTRCKRAELPVRFSVRHGGFLCLDCASHDPTSLPLSEASARILKLLQRAVPDRLGEVRVKEETKQQLDNALRAFIDEYVPVRLRSRAFLDQMRSGWSRD; this comes from the coding sequence ATGCTGATCAAAACGGAAGGCGTGGTGATCCGCACCCGCGATTACGGGGAAAGTCACAAGCTCGTCTGGTTGTTTACACGGGAACAGGGAAAGATCTCGGTGATGGCCCGCGGCGCCAAAAAACCAAAAAGCCGGTTCAGTGCGGTGACCCAACCTTTTACCCATGGCGAATATGTATGGTTTTCGGGAGGAAGCGGGTTGCCCACCTTGTCGCAAGCAGATCTTATTCATGCTCATCATTTGCTTCGCTCCGATCTGGAAAAAACAGCGATCGCCGCTTATCTGTCCGAATTGCTGGACCGCCTGACGGAAGAAAAGGAACCATACCCGCATTTGTTTGCATTGTGGACGTCCACCTTGTCGTTGTTGGAAACGGAAACCGATGCGGACATCCTGCGCCATATCTTTGAATTAAAGGTGTTGGAGACTGCAGGATACCGTCCCTATCTGGACGGGTGCACCCGATGCAAACGGGCGGAACTGCCTGTTCGGTTCAGTGTTCGGCACGGGGGTTTTCTCTGTTTGGATTGTGCGTCGCATGACCCCACCTCATTGCCGTTGTCCGAAGCGTCTGCCCGCATTTTGAAGCTATTGCAACGGGCTGTGCCGGACCGGCTGGGAGAAGTTCGGGTTAAGGAAGAGACCAAGCAACAACTGGACAACGCATTGCGTGCGTTCATCGACGAGTATGTTCCCGTTCGTTTGCGGTCGCGCGCATTTCTGGATCAGATGCGAAGCGGATGGAGCCGAGATTGA
- the glyQ gene encoding glycine--tRNA ligase subunit alpha: MNFQEMILRLQSFWAEQGCVLVQPYDVEKGAGTMNPMTFLRALGPEPWNVAYVEPSRRPADGRYGENPNRLYQHHQFQVIMKPSPDNIQEIYLDSLRALGIDPRHHDIRFVEDNWENPAMGAAGLGWEVWLDGMEITQFTYFQQVGGLDVDPVSVELTYGLERLASYIQEKESVFDLEWVNGVTYGDVFHQPEYEHSKYSFEISGADLLFRLFDAYENEAKRALEAELVHAAYDYVLKCSHTFNLLEARGAISVTERTGYLARVRNMARQCARAYVQSREALGYPLLKKGGNQRVEA; the protein is encoded by the coding sequence ATGAACTTTCAAGAGATGATTTTGCGTTTGCAGTCGTTTTGGGCTGAACAGGGCTGTGTCCTGGTCCAACCGTACGATGTGGAAAAAGGGGCCGGGACGATGAATCCGATGACGTTTTTGCGTGCGCTGGGGCCGGAACCTTGGAACGTGGCTTATGTGGAACCCTCGCGCCGGCCGGCTGACGGCCGCTACGGGGAAAACCCGAACCGCTTGTATCAGCATCACCAGTTTCAGGTGATCATGAAACCATCACCGGACAATATCCAGGAAATCTACCTGGACAGCTTGCGTGCGCTGGGCATTGACCCGCGTCATCACGACATCCGGTTTGTCGAGGACAACTGGGAAAACCCCGCCATGGGGGCGGCAGGCCTCGGATGGGAAGTATGGCTCGACGGGATGGAAATTACCCAATTCACCTATTTCCAACAAGTGGGGGGGCTGGATGTCGATCCGGTTTCGGTGGAACTGACATATGGTCTCGAACGGTTGGCTTCCTACATTCAGGAGAAGGAGAGCGTCTTCGATCTGGAGTGGGTGAACGGCGTCACCTATGGCGACGTGTTCCATCAGCCGGAATACGAGCATTCCAAATACTCGTTTGAAATCTCGGGTGCGGATCTCCTGTTCCGCCTGTTCGACGCCTATGAAAACGAGGCGAAACGGGCGCTGGAAGCGGAGTTGGTACACGCCGCCTACGATTATGTACTCAAATGTTCCCACACGTTCAACCTGTTGGAAGCGCGCGGTGCGATCAGTGTGACCGAACGGACCGGCTATTTGGCCCGTGTGCGCAACATGGCCCGACAATGTGCCCGTGCCTATGTTCAGTCCCGGGAGGCACTGGGGTATCCCTTGCTGAAAAAAGGAGGGAATCAGCGTGTCGAAGCGTGA
- the glyS gene encoding glycine--tRNA ligase subunit beta, which produces MSKRDLLLEIGCEEIPARFIEDLRHQLADRIQNWLNEQRIEAKEAVTYATPRRIAVMVRDVAERQADMDEEVRGPAKHIALTPDGSWSKAAEGFARKQGVPVDALVFDEFKGETYVFVRKRVEGQPTATLLAEGLPSVLSSLHFPKTMRWGTERTRFIRPVRWLVCLFGEEIVPFSWAGVTAANRTRGHRFLGEEVTLSHPGQYLETLRKQWVIADVDERRRMILDQLQQMEAKRGWRIPVAEDLLDEVTNLVEYPTALAGSFDEDFLVLPRAVLITTMREHQRYFPVESADGRLLPHFVTVRNGDETSLDVVAKGNEKVLRARLADARFFYDEDLKLPIHQAMEKLDQVVFHEELGTVGDKVRRIVHLADRLADALQWEENRRRVLKRAAQICKFDLSTQMVYEFPELEGIMGEEYARKAGEDEEVARAIREHHQPRHAGDETPQSAIGAVIGLADKMDTIAACFGIGIQPSGSQDPYGLRRRASGIVQILLDHGWSQLTLDQLWTISLERLNSDGLLKKSPEEIAEELRSFFAQRLKTVLQEEGIRYDVIDAVLGADISRPKLVLAKARVLIDRANAYETYKLAVEGFTRTANLGVKGTADVPLDETDMTETAERELYKAYREAEKAFTASLSQQDADGMYEALASMVPVIHRFFDEVLVMVKDETVRTRRLGLLRRITDLVHQFARFDQLVLT; this is translated from the coding sequence GTGTCGAAGCGTGATTTGTTGCTGGAAATCGGTTGCGAGGAAATTCCCGCCCGGTTTATCGAGGACCTGCGTCATCAATTGGCCGATCGGATACAAAATTGGTTGAATGAACAACGCATCGAGGCAAAAGAGGCGGTTACATACGCAACACCACGCCGGATTGCAGTTATGGTCCGCGATGTGGCTGAACGGCAGGCGGACATGGATGAGGAGGTACGTGGCCCGGCTAAACACATCGCCCTTACGCCTGACGGCAGCTGGAGCAAAGCGGCGGAGGGGTTCGCTAGGAAACAGGGCGTCCCGGTCGATGCGTTGGTGTTTGATGAGTTCAAAGGAGAAACGTATGTGTTCGTCCGCAAACGGGTGGAAGGACAACCGACGGCGACCCTTTTGGCTGAAGGTTTGCCGTCAGTACTCTCTTCGCTCCATTTCCCCAAGACGATGCGCTGGGGAACGGAGCGCACCCGCTTTATCCGCCCTGTTCGCTGGCTGGTGTGTCTTTTTGGCGAAGAGATCGTTCCGTTTTCTTGGGCCGGTGTGACGGCTGCCAACAGGACGAGGGGCCATCGGTTCTTGGGGGAAGAAGTGACGTTGTCTCATCCGGGCCAATATTTGGAAACCCTTCGCAAGCAATGGGTGATCGCCGACGTTGATGAGCGGCGGAGGATGATTTTGGATCAGTTGCAGCAGATGGAAGCGAAACGCGGATGGCGTATACCGGTCGCGGAAGATCTGTTGGACGAAGTGACGAACTTGGTGGAGTACCCGACGGCACTTGCCGGTTCGTTCGATGAAGATTTTCTGGTGTTACCGCGTGCCGTGCTGATCACTACGATGCGGGAACATCAGCGTTACTTCCCGGTGGAATCAGCAGACGGCCGCTTGTTGCCGCATTTTGTTACTGTGCGGAACGGGGACGAAACCTCGCTCGACGTGGTGGCCAAAGGGAATGAAAAGGTATTGCGCGCCCGTTTGGCCGATGCGCGATTTTTCTATGACGAGGACCTGAAGCTGCCGATTCATCAGGCGATGGAAAAACTGGATCAGGTCGTGTTTCACGAAGAATTGGGTACCGTGGGCGACAAAGTGCGGCGGATCGTGCATTTGGCGGATCGTCTGGCCGATGCGTTGCAATGGGAAGAAAACCGTCGACGGGTATTGAAACGGGCGGCTCAGATCTGCAAATTCGATCTGTCCACGCAGATGGTCTACGAGTTCCCCGAGCTGGAAGGAATCATGGGCGAGGAGTATGCGCGTAAAGCCGGGGAAGACGAAGAAGTGGCACGGGCGATCAGGGAACATCACCAGCCGCGCCATGCCGGGGATGAGACGCCGCAGTCCGCGATTGGTGCCGTGATCGGGTTGGCCGACAAAATGGACACCATCGCCGCTTGTTTTGGAATTGGCATCCAGCCGTCCGGTTCCCAAGATCCTTACGGGCTGCGGAGAAGGGCGTCCGGCATCGTGCAAATCCTGCTGGATCACGGTTGGTCTCAGTTAACGCTGGATCAGTTGTGGACCATCTCGCTGGAGCGCCTGAACTCGGATGGGCTTTTGAAAAAATCGCCGGAGGAAATCGCAGAAGAATTGCGTTCGTTCTTTGCACAACGTTTGAAAACTGTTCTGCAGGAAGAAGGCATTCGTTACGATGTAATCGATGCGGTGCTGGGGGCGGACATTTCCAGGCCCAAGCTGGTGTTGGCCAAAGCAAGAGTATTGATCGACCGGGCGAACGCATACGAAACATACAAACTGGCCGTAGAGGGTTTCACCCGCACGGCCAATCTCGGTGTAAAGGGGACGGCCGATGTGCCGTTGGATGAAACTGACATGACGGAGACGGCCGAGCGCGAGTTGTACAAAGCCTATCGGGAGGCCGAAAAAGCCTTTACGGCGAGCTTGTCCCAACAGGATGCAGACGGTATGTATGAAGCGTTGGCGTCGATGGTTCCCGTCATCCATCGGTTCTTTGATGAAGTCTTGGTGATGGTGAAGGACGAAACCGTCCGGACACGCAGACTGGGTTTGTTGCGCAGAATCACGGATCTGGTGCATCAGTTCGCCCGGTTCGATCAATTGGTTTTGACGTAA